One genomic window of Pungitius pungitius chromosome 11, fPunPun2.1, whole genome shotgun sequence includes the following:
- the sema6e gene encoding sema domain, transmembrane domain (TM), and cytoplasmic domain, (semaphorin) 6E isoform X2, with protein MRRAPGSPGPVLPAVLALAVALLPGLCSGATPFPQDLEAISVVGRESSYLYPSFQGLLSDNETVRLGLDFQRMLRINRMLYVAARDHVFAINLATSAEQIIPQQKLTWKTKDVEKCTVRGKNSDECYNYIKVLVPRNDETLFACGTNAFNPTCRNYKMSTLEQEGEEVVGQARCPFESRQSNVGLFAGGDFYSATMTDFLASDAVIYRSLGESSPVLRTVKYDSKWLREPHFLHAIEYGNYVYFFFSEIAVEYTTLGKVVFSRVARVCKNDNGGSPRVLERYWTSFLKARLNCSVPGDSFFYFDVLQSLTNVLQINRRPAVLGVFTTQANSITGSAVCAFYMDDIEKAFGGKFKEQRNSETAWTPVPEDQVPKPRPGCCAGEGSAAAHKSSTAFPDDTLTFIKSYPLMDESVPSVNDRPFFTRTTSRFKLTQIAVDTSAGPSKNRTVVFLGSDNGRVLKILASTEGANASFSTQLLEDIDVYNPNKCNVQGEDRRVLGLELDRDHHALFVAFSGCVIRVPLSRCADYSGCRNCLSSRDPYCIWLKSGSCATIGPGFKGGFEQDVENGYHQHSETCHDVLATTRKQNPGLDSAYGKTTPTSATTTYHAAAFPKEAGDPERGTGPDGPPAVGEQGSPDSEPISVEMEGKGGGMSVLSQPAGGIALLGPECLVVRR; from the exons ATGAGGCGGGCGCCCGGCTCGCCTGGACCCGTCCTGCCGGCCGTCCTGGCCCTCGCCGTGGCCCTCTTGCCTGGGCTGTGCTCGGGAGCCACGCCGTTCCCCCAGGACCTGGAGGCCATCAGCGTCGTGGGCCGCGAGT CCTCCTACCTCTACCCCAGCTTCCAGGGACTCCTGTCGGACAATGAGACCGTGCGCCTGGGCCTGGACTTCCAGAGGATGCTGAGGATCAACCGCATGCTCTACGTCGCCGCCCG ggaCCACGTGTTTGCCATCAATCTTGCCACCTCGGCGGAGCAGATAATCCCACAGCAG AAGCTGACTTGGAAGACGAAGGATGTGGAGAAGTGCACCGTGAGAGGGAAGAACAGC GACGAATGTTACAACTACATCAAAGTGCTGGTGCCGCGCAACGACGAGACGCTCTTCGCCTGCGGCACCAACGCCTTCAACCCCACCTGCCGGAACTACAAG ATGTCCACACTGGAGCAGGAGGGCGAGGAGGTGGTGGGACAGGCCCGCTGTCCCTTCGAGTCCCGCCAGTCCAACGTGGGCCTGTTCGCAG gTGGCGATTTCTACTCGGCCACCATGACGGACTTCTTGGCGAGCGACGCGGTGATCTACAGAAGCCTGGGAGAGAGCAGCCCCGTTCTGCGCACCGTCAAGTACGACTCCAAGTGGCTACGAG agCCCCATTTCCTCCACGCCATCGAGTACGGGAACTACGTGTACTTCTTCTTCAGCGAGATCGCGGTGGAGTACACCACTCTGGGCAAG gtGGTCTTCTCCAGAGTGGCGCGCGTTTGCAAGAACGACAACGGCGGCTCGCCGAGGGTTCTGGAGCGCTACTGGACGTCCTTCCTCAAAGCCCGGCTCAACTGCTCGGTGCCGGGCGACTCCTTCTTCTACTTCGACGTGCTGCAGTCGCTGACCAACGTGCTGCAGATCAACCGCCGGCCGGCCGTGCTCGGCGTCTTCACCACGCAGGCCAACAG CATCACGGGCTCAGCGGTCTGCGCCTTCTACATGGACGACATCGAGAAGGCCTTCGGGGGCAAATTCAAAGAGCAGAGGAACAGCGAGACGGCGTGGACACCTGTCCCGGAGGACCAGGTCCCGAAGCCCAG GCCGGGATGCTGCGCCGGCGAGGGCTCGGCGGCGGCCCACAAGTCGTCCACCGCCTTCCCCGACGACACCCTGACCTTCATCAAGTCGTACCCGCTCATGGACGAGTCCGTCCCCTCCGTCAACGACCGGCCCTTCTTCACCCGCACCACCAGCAg ATTCAAGTTGACCCAGATAGCGGTGGACACGTCGGCGGGGCCGTCCAAGAACCGCACGGTGGTGTTCCTGGGCTCGGACAACGGGCGCGTGCTGAAGATCCTGGCCAGCACGGAGGGGGCCAACGCGTCCTTCAGCACGCAGCTCCTGGAGGACATCGACGTCTACAACCCCAACAA ATGCAACGTGCAGGGGGAGGACAGGAGGGTGCTGGGTCTGGAGCTGGATCGGGACCACCACGCGCTCTTCGTGGCGTTCTCCGGCTGCGTGATCCGCGTGCCGCTGAGCCGCTGCGCCGACTACAGCGGCTGCAGGAA CTGTCTGTCTTCACGGGACCCTTACTGCATCTGGCTTAAGTCAGGCAGCTGTGCAACGATCGGCCCGGGCTTCAA GGGCGGCTTTGAACAGGATGTGGAGAACGGTTACCATCAGCACTCTGAAACCTGCCACG ATGTCCTGGCGACCACTCGCAAGCAAAACCCGGGGCTGGATTCGGCGTACG GGAAGACCACACCCACAAGCGCCACCACAACCTATCACGCGGCGGCGTTCCCTAAGGAGGCAGGTGACCCTGAAAGAGGTACAGGTCCTGACGGCCCCCCCGCCGTGGGGGAGCAAGGGTCACCTGACTCGGAGCCAATCAGTGTGGAGATGGAGGGTAAGGGGGGAGGGATGTCCGTCCTCAGTCAACCTGCAGGGGGGATTGCACTGCTGGGCCCCGAATGCCTCGTCGTACGCCGCTAA
- the sema6e gene encoding sema domain, transmembrane domain (TM), and cytoplasmic domain, (semaphorin) 6E isoform X1, with translation MRRAPGSPGPVLPAVLALAVALLPGLCSGATPFPQDLEAISVVGRESSYLYPSFQGLLSDNETVRLGLDFQRMLRINRMLYVAARDHVFAINLATSAEQIIPQQKLTWKTKDVEKCTVRGKNSDECYNYIKVLVPRNDETLFACGTNAFNPTCRNYKMSTLEQEGEEVVGQARCPFESRQSNVGLFAGGDFYSATMTDFLASDAVIYRSLGESSPVLRTVKYDSKWLREPHFLHAIEYGNYVYFFFSEIAVEYTTLGKVVFSRVARVCKNDNGGSPRVLERYWTSFLKARLNCSVPGDSFFYFDVLQSLTNVLQINRRPAVLGVFTTQANSITGSAVCAFYMDDIEKAFGGKFKEQRNSETAWTPVPEDQVPKPRPGCCAGEGSAAAHKSSTAFPDDTLTFIKSYPLMDESVPSVNDRPFFTRTTSRFKLTQIAVDTSAGPSKNRTVVFLGSDNGRVLKILASTEGANASFSTQLLEDIDVYNPNKCNVQGEDRRVLGLELDRDHHALFVAFSGCVIRVPLSRCADYSGCRKSCLSSRDPYCIWLKSGSCATIGPGFKGGFEQDVENGYHQHSETCHDVLATTRKQNPGLDSAYGKTTPTSATTTYHAAAFPKEAGDPERGTGPDGPPAVGEQGSPDSEPISVEMEGKGGGMSVLSQPAGGIALLGPECLVVRR, from the exons ATGAGGCGGGCGCCCGGCTCGCCTGGACCCGTCCTGCCGGCCGTCCTGGCCCTCGCCGTGGCCCTCTTGCCTGGGCTGTGCTCGGGAGCCACGCCGTTCCCCCAGGACCTGGAGGCCATCAGCGTCGTGGGCCGCGAGT CCTCCTACCTCTACCCCAGCTTCCAGGGACTCCTGTCGGACAATGAGACCGTGCGCCTGGGCCTGGACTTCCAGAGGATGCTGAGGATCAACCGCATGCTCTACGTCGCCGCCCG ggaCCACGTGTTTGCCATCAATCTTGCCACCTCGGCGGAGCAGATAATCCCACAGCAG AAGCTGACTTGGAAGACGAAGGATGTGGAGAAGTGCACCGTGAGAGGGAAGAACAGC GACGAATGTTACAACTACATCAAAGTGCTGGTGCCGCGCAACGACGAGACGCTCTTCGCCTGCGGCACCAACGCCTTCAACCCCACCTGCCGGAACTACAAG ATGTCCACACTGGAGCAGGAGGGCGAGGAGGTGGTGGGACAGGCCCGCTGTCCCTTCGAGTCCCGCCAGTCCAACGTGGGCCTGTTCGCAG gTGGCGATTTCTACTCGGCCACCATGACGGACTTCTTGGCGAGCGACGCGGTGATCTACAGAAGCCTGGGAGAGAGCAGCCCCGTTCTGCGCACCGTCAAGTACGACTCCAAGTGGCTACGAG agCCCCATTTCCTCCACGCCATCGAGTACGGGAACTACGTGTACTTCTTCTTCAGCGAGATCGCGGTGGAGTACACCACTCTGGGCAAG gtGGTCTTCTCCAGAGTGGCGCGCGTTTGCAAGAACGACAACGGCGGCTCGCCGAGGGTTCTGGAGCGCTACTGGACGTCCTTCCTCAAAGCCCGGCTCAACTGCTCGGTGCCGGGCGACTCCTTCTTCTACTTCGACGTGCTGCAGTCGCTGACCAACGTGCTGCAGATCAACCGCCGGCCGGCCGTGCTCGGCGTCTTCACCACGCAGGCCAACAG CATCACGGGCTCAGCGGTCTGCGCCTTCTACATGGACGACATCGAGAAGGCCTTCGGGGGCAAATTCAAAGAGCAGAGGAACAGCGAGACGGCGTGGACACCTGTCCCGGAGGACCAGGTCCCGAAGCCCAG GCCGGGATGCTGCGCCGGCGAGGGCTCGGCGGCGGCCCACAAGTCGTCCACCGCCTTCCCCGACGACACCCTGACCTTCATCAAGTCGTACCCGCTCATGGACGAGTCCGTCCCCTCCGTCAACGACCGGCCCTTCTTCACCCGCACCACCAGCAg ATTCAAGTTGACCCAGATAGCGGTGGACACGTCGGCGGGGCCGTCCAAGAACCGCACGGTGGTGTTCCTGGGCTCGGACAACGGGCGCGTGCTGAAGATCCTGGCCAGCACGGAGGGGGCCAACGCGTCCTTCAGCACGCAGCTCCTGGAGGACATCGACGTCTACAACCCCAACAA ATGCAACGTGCAGGGGGAGGACAGGAGGGTGCTGGGTCTGGAGCTGGATCGGGACCACCACGCGCTCTTCGTGGCGTTCTCCGGCTGCGTGATCCGCGTGCCGCTGAGCCGCTGCGCCGACTACAGCGGCTGCAGGAA AAGCTGTCTGTCTTCACGGGACCCTTACTGCATCTGGCTTAAGTCAGGCAGCTGTGCAACGATCGGCCCGGGCTTCAA GGGCGGCTTTGAACAGGATGTGGAGAACGGTTACCATCAGCACTCTGAAACCTGCCACG ATGTCCTGGCGACCACTCGCAAGCAAAACCCGGGGCTGGATTCGGCGTACG GGAAGACCACACCCACAAGCGCCACCACAACCTATCACGCGGCGGCGTTCCCTAAGGAGGCAGGTGACCCTGAAAGAGGTACAGGTCCTGACGGCCCCCCCGCCGTGGGGGAGCAAGGGTCACCTGACTCGGAGCCAATCAGTGTGGAGATGGAGGGTAAGGGGGGAGGGATGTCCGTCCTCAGTCAACCTGCAGGGGGGATTGCACTGCTGGGCCCCGAATGCCTCGTCGTACGCCGCTAA